In one window of Camelina sativa cultivar DH55 chromosome 15, Cs, whole genome shotgun sequence DNA:
- the LOC104745569 gene encoding uncharacterized protein LOC104745569, protein MFNQSSSVSLIYVVEIANTTQNIDVTWSKTISSHSLTIKAENLKDEQQNHHQEVKIDLSGSSFWAKKGLKRLEANGTRVDVYWDFRQAKFSNFPEPSSGFYVSLVSQNAVVLTIGDLKKEALNRTKKKPSATEAALVSKLEHVHGKRVFYTRTAFGGGESRRENEVVIETSLSGPNDPEMWITVDGVPAIRIMNLNWRFRGNEVVTVSDGVSVEIFWDVHDWLFETSGSSSGLFVFKPKAGFESRSLSYNGGYDDGDGGDVEGDVNVVEDDSSPKYCHVLYAVKV, encoded by the coding sequence ATGTTTAATCAGTCCAGCTCTGTCTCGTTAATCTACGTTGTTGAAATCGCCAATACAACGCAAAACATAGACGTCACTTGGTCTAAAACCATCTCATCACATTCCTTAACCATCAAAGCAGAGAATCTCAAGGACGAACagcaaaatcatcatcaagaggTGAAGATAGATCTGTCAGGCTCTTCGTTTTGGGCCAAAAAAGGTCTCAAGAGATTGGAAGCTAACGGGACGAGGGTTGACGTATACTGGGATTTTCGTCAAGCCAAATTCTCCAACTTCCCTGAACCTTCATCAGGCTTCTACGTCTCCCTCGTATCTCAAAACGCCGTGGTTTTAACCATCGGGGATCTAAAGAAGGAAGCTTTGAataggacgaagaagaagccttCAGCCACAGAAGCTGCCTTGGTCTCTAAGCTAGAACACGTCCACGGGAAACGTGTTTTCTACACGCGCACGGCGTTTGGAGGTGGGGAGTCGCGGCGGGAGAATGAGGTGGTGATCGAGACATCTCTCTCTGGTCCTAACGATCCAGAGATGTGGATCACGGTGGACGGTGTGCCGGCGATTAGGATCATGAATTTGAATTGGAGATTTAGAGGGAACGAGGTTGTGACCGTGAGTGATGGTGTTTCTGTGGAGATCTTTTGGGACGTTCATGATTGGTTGTTCGAAACCTCTGGCTCGTCTAGTGGGTTGTTTGTTTTCAAGCCTAAAGCTGGATTCGAGTCTAGAAGTCTTAGCTATAATGGTGGCtatgatgatggagatggtgGTGATGTTGAGGGTGATGTTAATGTTGTGGAGGATGATTCGTCTCCCAAGTATTGCCATGTTCTGTATGCCGTCAAAGTTTGA
- the LOC104745570 gene encoding RNA-binding protein pno1-like, producing the protein MAESTQMEVETATQTAPLPAKPTFKPLKAHEMSDGKVQFRKISVPPNRYSPLKKAWLDIYTPIYDQMKVDIRMNLKGRKVELKTRADTPDISNLQKSADFVHAFMLGFDIPDAISLLRMDELYVESFEIKDVKTLKGEHLSRAIGRLSGKGGKTRFAIENSTKTRIVIADSRIHILGAFTNIKVARSSLCSLIMGSPAGKVYSKLRNVSARLNE; encoded by the coding sequence ATGGCAGAGTCTACTCAGATGGAAGTTGAGACAGCAACACAAACTGCACCGTTACCGGCTAAACCAACCTTCAAGCCATTGAAAGCTCATGAAATGTCTGATGGTAAAGTGCAGTTCAGGAAGATATCAGTCCCACCAAACCGTTACTCGCCTCTCAAGAAAGCATGGTTAGATATCTACACACCCATTTATGATCAGATGAAGGTTGACATTAGGATGAATCTCAAAGGCCGCAAAGTCGAGCTTAAAACCCGAGCTGACACTCCTGACATTAGTAATCTCCAGAAGTCTGCTGATTTTGTACACGCTTTTATGCTTGGTTTTGATATCCCTGATGCTATCTCTCTTTTGAGGATGGATGAGCTGTATGTTGAGTCTTTTGAGATTAAGGATGTTAAGACTTTGAAAGGTGAGCATTTGTCTCGTGCCATTGGGAGATTGTCTGGGAAAGGAGGGAAGACAAGGTTTGCTATTGAGAACTCGACCAAGACGAGGATTGTGATTGCTGACTCTAGGATTCATATCTTGGGAGCTTTCACTAATATTAAAGTCGCAAGGAGTTCGCTTTGCAGTCTTATCATGGGATCTCCAGCTGGGAAAGTTTACTCGAAGCTCAGAAATGTCTCTGCTAGATTAAAcgaatag